In the genome of Limanda limanda chromosome 15, fLimLim1.1, whole genome shotgun sequence, one region contains:
- the LOC133020608 gene encoding triosephosphate isomerase B-like — translation MGRKFFVGGNWKLNGDKKSLGDLIDTMNKAKVDANVDVVCGAPSIYLDFARTKLDAKFFVAAQNCYKVSKGAFTGEISPAMIKDCGVNWVILGHSERRHVFGESDELIGQKTAHALESGLCVIACIGEKLDEREAGITEKVVFAQTKVIADNVKDWTKVVLAYEPVWAIGTGKTASPQQAQEVHDKLRGWLKTNVSEDVANSVRIIYGGSVTGATCKELASQKDVDGFLVGGASLKPEFIEIINAKA, via the coding sequence ATGGGCAGGAAGTTCTTCGTCGGTGGAAACTGGAAGCTGAACGGCGACAAGAAGAGCCTGGGGGATCTGATCGACACCATGAACAAAGCCAAGGTGGACGCCAATGTCGACGTGGTCTGCGGCGCTCCATCCATCTACCTGGACTTCGCCAGGACCAAGCTGGATGCCAAGTTTTTCGTGGCAGCCCAGAACTGCTACAAGGTTTCCAAGGGGGCCTTCACTGGGGAGATCAGCCCTGCGATGATCAAGGACTGTGGCGTGAACTGGGTGATCCTGGGACACTCCGAGAGGCGCCACGTGTTCGGAGAGAGCGACGAGCTCATTGGTCAGAAGACGGCCCACGCTCTGGAGAGTGGACTCTGTGTGATCGCCTGCATCGGAGAGAAGCTCGACGAACGCGAGGCCGGCATCACCGAGAAGGTCGTCTTTGCTCAGACCAAGGTCATCGCAGACAATGTAAAGGACTGGACTAAGGTCGTGCTTGCTTATGAGCCTGTGTGGGCCATCGGCACCGGCAAGACTGCCTCCCCACAGCAGGCTCAGGAGGTTCATGATAAACTGAGGGGGTGGCTGAAGACCAATGTTTCTGAGGATGTAGCCAACTCTGTGAGGATCATCTATGGAGGTTCTGTGACCGGTGCTACCTGCAAAGAACTCGCCTCCCAAAAGGACGTGGACGGTTTCCTCGTTGGCGGAGCCTCCCTCAAGCCCGAGTTTATCGAAATCATCAACGCCAAGGCCTAA
- the LOC133021087 gene encoding nuclear envelope phosphatase-regulatory subunit 1-like has protein sequence MNSSEQAEDLKAFERRLMEYVSCLQPATGRWRMLLIVVSVCTATGAWNWLTDPDTQKVSFSSSLWNHPFFTISCITLIALFFAGIHRRVVAPSIIAARCRTVLAEYNMSCDDTGKLILKPRTNIQ, from the coding sequence ATGAATTCCTCGGAACAGGCCGAAGACCTGAAGGCATTTGAAAGGAGACTGATGGAGTATGTCTCCTGTTTGCAACCGGCAACAGGCAGGTGGAGAATGCTTCTGATagtggtgtctgtgtgtacggCTACTGGGGCGTGGAACTGGTTAACAGACCCCGACACACAGAAGGTCTCGTTCTCTTCATCACTGTGGAATCATCCCTTCTTCACCATCAGCTGCATCACTCTCATAGCTCTCTTCTTTGCTGGGATACACAGACGAGTTGTGGCACCATCAATTATCGCTGCTCGATGCCGGACAGTTTTAGCAGAATACAACATGTCCTGTGATGATACGGGGAAACTTATTCTCAAACCCCGAACGAACATCCAATAA
- the LOC133020469 gene encoding malate dehydrogenase, cytoplasmic-like, translating into MSDSIRVLVTGAAGQIAYSLLFSIAKGDVFGKDQPITLLLLDITPMLPVLDGVVMELQDCALPLLREIIPTDKEEVAFKDLDAAILVGSMPRREGMERKDLLKANVAIFKSQGAALEKYAKKTVKVLVVGNPANTNCLIAAKSAPSIPKENFSCLTRLDHNRARSQVAIRCGVPATNVKNMIIWGNHSSTQYPDVHHCLVNMSGSELACFDAVKDDAWLKGDFIATVQQRGAAVIKARKLSSAMSAAKAICDHMRDIWSGTPQDEFTSMGVYSSGNTYGVPADLIYSFPIQIKDKNWKIVDGLAINDFSRSKMDATAAELIEERDMAVSFLGV; encoded by the exons ATG TCTGATTCCATTAGAGTCCTGGTGACCGGCGCTGCTGGGCAGATTGCCTATTCCCTGTTGTTCAGCATTGCCAAGGGAGATGTCTTTGGCAAAGATCAG ccAATCACCTTGCTCCTTTTGGACATAACACCAATGTTACCAGTCCTGGATGGCGTTGTCATGGAGCTGCAGGACTGTGCCCTGCCGCTACTGAGAG AGATTATTCCCACTGACAAGGAGGAAGTGGCCTTCAAGGACCTGGACGCTGCCATCTTGGTCGGCTCAATGCCCAGGAGGGAGGGCATGGAGAGGAAAGACTTACTCAAAGCCAACGTGGCCATCTTCAAGAGCCAGGGAGCCGCCCTGGAGAAGTATGCCAAGAAGACTGTGAAG GTGCTGGTTGTAGGAAACCCAGCCAACACCAACTGTCTGATTGCAGCCAAGTCTGCTCCCTCCATCCCCAAAGAGAACTTCTCCTGTCTCACCCGTCTGGACCACAACAGGGCTCGCTCCCAG GTGGCGATTCGCTGTGGCGTTCCTGCTACCAACGTCAAGAACATGATTATCTGGGGCAACCACTCGTCCACCCAGTACCCAGATGTGCACCACTGCTTGGTCAACATGTCCGGCAGTGAGCTCGCCTGCTTCGATGCCGTCAAGGACGATGCCTGGCTCAAAGGAGATTTCATAGCT ACAGTGCAGCAGAGAGGCGCTGCAGTCATCAAGGCCAGGAAGCTGTCCAGTGCCATGTCTGCCGCCAAGGCCATCTGTGACCACATGAGAGACATCTGGTCAGGCACCCCCCAG GACGAGTTCACCTCTATGGGCGTGTACTCTTCTGGAAACACATATGGAGTCCCAGCAGACCTCATCTATTCATTCCCGATCCAGATCAAG GACAAGAACTGGAAGATTGTGGACGGCTTGGCCATCAATGATTTTTCCCGGTCGAAGATGGACGCCACAGCAGCCGAGCTGATCGAGGAGAGAGACATGGCGGTGTCTTTCCTGGGGGTATGA